A window from Lagopus muta isolate bLagMut1 chromosome 5, bLagMut1 primary, whole genome shotgun sequence encodes these proteins:
- the LOC125693679 gene encoding rho guanine nucleotide exchange factor TIAM1-like yields the protein MEKEVFCKHGLWEFPCQHYLGSKHLQHINLEFTGPQLATTRQITDADKLQKVICELLETERTYVKDLNCLMEGYLKPLQKETFLTPDELDVLFGNLTEMVAFQVEFLKTLEDGVRLVPDLEKLEKVEQLKKVLFSLGGSFLYYADRFKLYSAFCASHMKVPKVLVKAKTDTAFKAFLDAQNPRRQHSSTLESYLIKPIQRILKYPLLLKELFALTDVDSEEYYHLDVAIKTISCCINL from the exons ATGGAGAAGGAGGTATTCTGTAAGCATGGTCTTTGGGAGTTTCCTTGTCAGCATTATTTGGGATCAAAGCATTTGCAACATATTAATCTG GAATTCACAGGACCCCAGCTGGCCACCACGAGACAAATCACAGATGCAGATAAACTGCAAAAGGTCATCTGCGAACTTCTCGAAACAGAGCGCACCTATGTCAAAGATCTAAACTGTCTAATGGAGGGATATCTGAAGCCTCTACAAAAAGAAACGTTCCTCACACCAGATGAGCTGGATGTTCTCTTCGGGAATCTGACTGAAATGGTAGCATTTCAGGTAGAGTTCCTGAAAACTCTTGAAGATGGAGTAAGGCTGGTTCCAGACCTGGAAAAGCTTGAAAAAGTTGAGCAGCTTAAGAAAGTGCTGTTTTCCTTGGGCGGATCCTTCCTTTACTACGCCGACCGTTTCAAGCTGTACAGTGCCTTCTGTGCCAGCCACATGAAAGTCCCAAAAGTACTGGTGAAAGCCAAGACAGACACTGCTTTCAAGGCATTTCTGGATGCTCAGAATCCCAGACGGCAGCACTCTTCCACGCTGGAGTCTTACCTCATCAAACCCATCCAGAGGATACTGAAATACCCTCTCCTGCTGAAGGAGCTCTTTGCTCTGACTGATGTAGACAGTGAAGAATATTATCACCTTGATGTGGCCATAAAAACAATATCCTGCTGTATTAATTTGTAG